In Mycteria americana isolate JAX WOST 10 ecotype Jacksonville Zoo and Gardens chromosome 3, USCA_MyAme_1.0, whole genome shotgun sequence, a single genomic region encodes these proteins:
- the RHOB gene encoding rho-related GTP-binding protein RhoB has protein sequence MAAIRKKLVVVGDGACGKTCLLIVFSKDEFPEVYVPTVFENYVADIEVDGKQVELALWDTAGQEDYDRLRPLSYPDTDVILMCFSVDSPDSLENIPEKWVPEVKHFCPNVPIILVANKKDLRNDEHVRNELARMKQEPVRTEDGRAMAIRIQAYDYLECSAKTKEGVREVFETATRAALQKRYGTQNGCINCCKVL, from the coding sequence ATGGCCGCCATCCGCAAGAAGCTGGTGGTGGTGGGCGACGGTGCCTGtggcaagacctgcctcctcatTGTCTTCAGCAAGGATGAGTTCCCCGAGGTCTACGTGCCCACCGTCTTCGAGAACTACGTGGCTGACATCGAGGTGGATGGCAAGCAGGTGGAGCTGGCCCTGTGGGACACGGCTGGCCAGGAGGACTATGACCGTCTGCGACCCCTCTCCTACCCAGACACCGATGTGATCCTCATGTGCTTCTCAGTGGACAGCCCGGACTCGCTGGAGAACATCCCGGAGAAGTGGGTGCCCGAAGTCAAGCACTTCTGCCCCAATGTCCCCATCATCCTGGTGGCCAACAAGAAAGACCTGCGCAACGATGAGCACGTGCGCAATGAGCTGGCCCGCATGAAGCAGGAGCCGGTGCGCACCGAGGATGGCCGCGCCATGGCCATTCGCATCCAGGCCTACGACTACCTGGAGTGCTCGGCCAAGACCAAGGAGGGTGTCCGGGAGGTCTTCGAGACTGCCACCCGGGCAGCCTTGCAGAAGCGCTACGGCACCCAGAATGGCTGCATCAACTGCTGCAAAGTCCTATAG